A region from the Halomarina litorea genome encodes:
- a CDS encoding 2Fe-2S iron-sulfur cluster-binding protein — protein sequence MTAPPDYAVTLEWEDGRTADLSVAGDETVLAAAEREGLGLPFGCLTGACATCTGQVVAGDLVHRREPRALKPRHLDAEYVLLCIAVPRSDCRVRVGAAIQRELVANPWK from the coding sequence GTGACCGCGCCCCCGGACTACGCGGTCACGCTGGAGTGGGAGGACGGTCGGACCGCCGACCTGTCGGTCGCGGGCGACGAGACGGTGCTCGCGGCGGCCGAACGCGAGGGACTCGGTCTCCCCTTCGGCTGTCTGACCGGCGCGTGCGCCACCTGCACGGGGCAGGTGGTGGCGGGCGACCTCGTCCACCGACGGGAGCCACGGGCGCTGAAACCGCGCCACCTCGACGCGGAGTACGTCCTGCTCTGTATCGCCGTCCCGCGCAGCGACTGCCGGGTGCGGGTCGGCGCGGCGATTCAACGGGAACTCGTCGCCAACCCGTGGAAGTGA
- a CDS encoding TOBE domain-containing protein, whose amino-acid sequence MALSARNRLTGTVRSIEVEGPIAEVVLDVDGSEVTATITSGSVDRLGLEEGDEATAVVKASDVMLAN is encoded by the coding sequence ATGGCGCTCAGCGCACGCAACCGGTTGACCGGCACCGTCCGGAGCATCGAGGTGGAGGGACCAATCGCGGAGGTGGTCCTCGACGTGGACGGGTCGGAGGTGACGGCGACTATCACCAGCGGATCCGTCGACCGCCTCGGACTGGAGGAGGGCGACGAGGCCACCGCCGTCGTGAAGGCCAGCGACGTGATGCTCGCGAACTGA
- a CDS encoding 50S ribosomal protein L24e translates to MPRTRTCDFSGDDIEPGTGIMFIRNDGTVLHFKNSKAEKNYFMGREARELEWTEAGRRNKGQTVGSQDEVEEVAEEGSTDMDEPEPTSDVATPDEETATGDEDTQADVGDSATPDAQSVSETKPEGTTGEETPGATDATEGVEAETPDEEARGDEDEEPVEDTDGNTPDLESAEDEVDDEEDEE, encoded by the coding sequence ATGCCCCGGACACGCACCTGCGACTTCAGCGGCGACGACATCGAGCCCGGCACGGGCATCATGTTCATCCGCAACGACGGCACCGTCCTCCACTTCAAGAACTCGAAGGCGGAGAAGAACTACTTCATGGGCCGCGAGGCTCGTGAACTCGAGTGGACCGAGGCCGGCCGCCGCAACAAGGGCCAGACCGTCGGTTCGCAAGACGAAGTCGAGGAGGTCGCCGAGGAGGGGTCGACCGACATGGACGAACCCGAACCGACCTCGGACGTCGCCACGCCCGACGAGGAGACGGCGACCGGCGACGAGGACACGCAGGCCGACGTCGGCGACTCCGCGACGCCCGACGCCCAGAGCGTCTCCGAGACAAAGCCGGAGGGGACCACCGGCGAGGAGACGCCTGGCGCGACGGACGCGACCGAGGGCGTCGAGGCCGAGACCCCCGACGAGGAGGCTCGCGGTGACGAGGACGAGGAACCCGTCGAGGACACGGACGGGAACACGCCAGACCTCGAATCCGCGGAGGACGAAGTCGACGACGAGGAGGACGAGGAATGA
- a CDS encoding selenium-binding family protein — MSDADAPHDEHDDHAGHDHDHGDHAGPGYSTPQAAIEESEREQLAYVMGLYVGTDVDAPDFLGVVDVDPDSPTYCEIVDRVEMPNRGDELHHFGWNACSSSCHVEGLERQHLVIPGQRSSRIHVVDTKDRRNPEIIEVIEPEEVFEYDLSAPHTVHCIPDGEIMLSMLGDADGELPGGFLLLNDDFEIEGRWDPPGEVEMNYDFWYQPRQNVMISSEWAAPQTYYPGFDLDDVEAGKYGRKLHVWDWEEKEIRQTIDLGEEGMIPLEVRFLHSPVSTHGFVGAALSSNVFHFYEQDGEYHADKVIDVEPREHDDWDMPVPGLVTDLLVSMDDRYLFFSNWLHGDVRMYDVSDPANPRLADRIWAGGNFGPRNPIEGERDVFGGPQMLQLSLDGERLYWTTSLFSTWDEQFYPEEGKQGSVMLKADVNPRKGTMELDQEFMVDFGDLPAGPARAHEIRWPDGDCTSDVWM; from the coding sequence ATGAGTGATGCCGACGCACCTCACGACGAGCACGACGACCACGCGGGACACGACCACGACCACGGCGACCACGCGGGACCGGGCTACTCGACGCCGCAGGCGGCCATCGAGGAGTCCGAGCGCGAGCAGTTGGCCTACGTGATGGGACTCTACGTCGGAACGGATGTGGACGCGCCCGACTTCCTCGGCGTAGTGGACGTCGACCCGGACTCGCCGACGTACTGCGAGATAGTGGACCGCGTCGAGATGCCCAACCGCGGCGACGAGTTGCACCACTTCGGCTGGAACGCCTGTTCCTCGTCGTGTCACGTCGAGGGACTGGAGCGCCAGCACCTCGTGATTCCGGGCCAGCGCTCCTCGCGCATCCACGTCGTCGACACGAAGGACCGCCGGAATCCGGAGATAATCGAGGTCATCGAACCGGAGGAGGTCTTCGAGTACGACCTCTCGGCACCGCACACCGTCCACTGCATCCCGGACGGCGAGATAATGCTCTCGATGCTGGGGGACGCGGACGGCGAACTCCCCGGGGGGTTCCTCCTCCTGAACGACGACTTCGAAATCGAGGGGCGCTGGGACCCGCCCGGCGAGGTGGAGATGAACTACGACTTCTGGTACCAGCCACGCCAGAACGTGATGATATCGAGCGAGTGGGCCGCCCCGCAGACCTACTACCCCGGCTTCGACCTCGATGACGTGGAGGCGGGCAAGTACGGCCGGAAACTCCACGTCTGGGACTGGGAGGAAAAGGAGATACGACAGACCATCGACCTCGGCGAGGAAGGGATGATACCCCTCGAAGTGCGCTTCCTCCACTCGCCCGTCTCCACCCACGGATTCGTGGGCGCGGCGCTCTCCTCGAACGTCTTCCACTTCTACGAGCAGGACGGAGAGTACCACGCGGACAAGGTCATCGACGTCGAGCCTCGCGAACACGACGACTGGGACATGCCCGTCCCCGGTCTCGTCACCGACCTGCTGGTGTCGATGGACGACCGCTACCTGTTCTTCTCGAACTGGCTCCACGGCGACGTCCGGATGTACGACGTGAGCGACCCCGCCAACCCGCGACTCGCAGACCGCATCTGGGCGGGCGGGAACTTCGGCCCTCGGAACCCCATCGAGGGCGAACGCGACGTGTTCGGCGGCCCCCAGATGCTCCAGCTCTCGCTCGACGGGGAACGCCTCTATTGGACCACCTCGCTGTTCTCCACGTGGGACGAGCAGTTCTACCCCGAGGAGGGGAAACAGGGGTCCGTCATGCTCAAGGCGGACGTGAACCCCCGAAAGGGGACGATGGAACTCGACCAGGAGTTCATGGTGGACTTCGGGGACCTGCCGGCGGGGCCGGCCCGTGCCCACGAGATTCGCTGGCCGGACGGCGACTGCACCTCCGACGTCTGGATGTAA
- the rpl7ae gene encoding 50S ribosomal protein L7Ae, with protein MPVYVDFDVPADLEDDAIEALQVARDTGSVKKGTNETTKAIERGNAQLVYIAEDVTPEEVVMHLPELCEEKDIAYLFVETQDDIGHAAGLEVGSAAAAIVDAGEAGDDVEDISDKLAELK; from the coding sequence ATGCCAGTATACGTTGATTTCGACGTTCCGGCCGACCTCGAAGACGACGCCATCGAGGCGCTCCAGGTCGCACGGGACACCGGCTCCGTAAAGAAAGGTACCAACGAGACGACCAAGGCCATCGAGCGAGGCAACGCCCAGCTCGTCTACATCGCCGAAGACGTCACGCCCGAGGAGGTCGTGATGCACCTCCCCGAACTCTGCGAGGAGAAGGACATCGCGTACCTCTTCGTCGAGACGCAAGACGACATCGGGCACGCCGCCGGTCTGGAAGTCGGCAGCGCCGCCGCTGCCATCGTCGACGCCGGCGAGGCCGGTGACGACGTCGAGGACATCTCGGACAAGCTCGCGGAACTCAAGTAA
- a CDS encoding HTTM domain-containing protein yields the protein MAEESTDGGVTGSLGTRVRRALAVRLGIDRRALAALRVSLGVLLLVDLLARSRHLVAFHADAGVLPHAVLRAQYPAFSDLSIHLLFGAAWAQAALFALAGAFALALLAGYRTRVATLGSLCLLVSLHAANPLVLNAGDRLLRRLLFWGLFLPLGDRWSVGAVRRGADRERGRVTTLASAALLAQVVAVYATNAVFKLRGGEWTGGDALRYALALDAYATPLGDVLVGFPDLLAVLGWTWLAMVVASPLLLVLTGIARALFVGAFLADHLGMLGTMSLGLFPLVSVASLLPFLPPRVWDATERRVVVPLGARPRARRARERVSGALAPHTGSSDRVTRWGRRAGTALAFAGLLVLLVWNAAALGYVDVADGDSSADLSDRRWDMFANPPTAERWYVAEGRLESGERVEAFRMPPGGDYTNARWRKYAGSASWGDASVRRHIASYACERWNAGHESRVEAVTLRATERTTTFGGPDTVDRAELGTYPCRPS from the coding sequence ATGGCCGAGGAGTCGACGGATGGCGGGGTGACGGGGAGTCTCGGCACCCGGGTCCGCCGGGCGCTGGCCGTCCGACTCGGTATCGACCGCCGGGCGCTCGCGGCCCTCCGCGTCTCGCTCGGAGTCCTCCTGCTCGTCGACCTCCTCGCTCGCTCGCGTCACCTCGTCGCGTTCCACGCCGACGCGGGCGTCCTGCCCCACGCCGTCCTCCGGGCGCAGTACCCGGCGTTCTCCGACCTCTCGATTCACCTCCTGTTCGGGGCGGCGTGGGCGCAGGCGGCCCTGTTCGCTCTCGCGGGGGCGTTCGCCCTCGCACTCCTCGCGGGCTACCGGACCAGAGTGGCGACGCTCGGGTCGCTCTGCCTGCTCGTCTCGCTGCACGCGGCAAACCCTCTCGTGCTGAACGCGGGCGACCGACTCCTGCGGCGACTGCTCTTCTGGGGGCTGTTCCTCCCGCTCGGGGATCGGTGGTCGGTCGGCGCGGTTCGCCGCGGTGCGGACCGCGAGCGCGGGCGCGTCACGACGCTGGCTTCGGCCGCGTTGCTCGCGCAGGTCGTCGCCGTCTACGCGACGAACGCCGTCTTCAAACTCCGCGGCGGGGAGTGGACCGGCGGCGACGCCCTCCGGTACGCCCTCGCACTCGACGCCTACGCCACCCCGCTCGGGGACGTGCTGGTCGGCTTCCCCGACCTGCTCGCGGTCCTCGGGTGGACGTGGCTCGCGATGGTCGTCGCCTCGCCGCTCCTCCTCGTCCTGACGGGCATCGCCCGCGCCCTGTTCGTCGGGGCGTTCCTCGCCGATCACCTCGGGATGCTCGGCACGATGAGCCTCGGCCTCTTCCCCCTCGTCTCGGTCGCGTCGCTCCTCCCCTTCCTCCCCCCGCGAGTCTGGGACGCCACCGAACGGCGGGTCGTTGTACCGCTGGGAGCGCGCCCGCGGGCGAGGCGTGCGCGCGAACGGGTGTCAGGGGCACTCGCCCCGCACACGGGGTCGAGCGACCGGGTCACCCGGTGGGGCCGGCGGGCGGGGACCGCACTCGCGTTCGCCGGCCTGCTGGTCCTGCTGGTGTGGAACGCGGCCGCACTCGGCTACGTGGACGTGGCCGACGGCGACTCGTCGGCGGACCTCTCGGACCGTCGGTGGGACATGTTCGCGAACCCGCCGACCGCGGAGCGGTGGTACGTCGCCGAGGGCCGCCTCGAATCGGGCGAACGGGTGGAGGCGTTCCGGATGCCGCCGGGCGGGGACTACACGAACGCGCGCTGGCGAAAGTACGCCGGGTCGGCGTCGTGGGGGGACGCCTCCGTCCGCCGGCACATCGCGTCCTACGCCTGCGAGCGCTGGAACGCGGGCCACGAGTCCCGCGTCGAGGCGGTGACCCTGCGCGCCACGGAGCGAACTACGACCTTCGGCGGGCCGGACACGGTCGACCGCGCCGAACTCGGGACGTACCCCTGCCGTCCGTCCTGA
- a CDS encoding 30S ribosomal protein S28e has product MSAEEESDATSAEVVEIVGKTGMHGEAMQVKCRIREGENQGRIIARNVLGPVRVGDVIQLRETAREADSIGGR; this is encoded by the coding sequence ATGAGCGCAGAAGAGGAATCCGATGCGACGTCCGCCGAAGTGGTCGAAATCGTCGGCAAGACCGGTATGCACGGCGAGGCCATGCAGGTGAAGTGTCGCATCCGAGAGGGCGAGAACCAGGGCCGCATCATCGCGCGAAACGTCCTCGGGCCGGTCCGCGTCGGCGACGTCATCCAGCTGCGCGAGACCGCCCGCGAGGCCGATTCCATCGGAGGTCGCTAG
- a CDS encoding TolB family protein — MQVPDDVDVLEELSSLPTVAHPTVSPDGERVAFYYDGTGRNELHVLDVGTSETRQVSVGEVPRNARWPVEWSADSDRMFFHVDEAGDEQNDVHAITLDPLA, encoded by the coding sequence ATGCAGGTCCCCGACGACGTGGACGTCCTGGAGGAACTGTCGAGTCTCCCGACGGTGGCACACCCGACCGTCTCGCCCGACGGCGAGCGGGTGGCGTTCTACTACGACGGCACCGGCCGCAACGAACTGCACGTCCTCGACGTGGGGACGAGCGAGACGCGGCAGGTGAGCGTCGGGGAGGTGCCCCGGAACGCCCGGTGGCCGGTCGAGTGGAGCGCCGACAGCGACCGGATGTTCTTCCACGTCGACGAGGCGGGCGACGAACAGAACGACGTCCACGCCATCACGCTGGACCCGTTGGCGTGA
- the ndk gene encoding nucleoside-diphosphate kinase — translation MSDHERTFVMVKPDGVQRGLIGDIVGRFEDRGLKLVGAKFMQISQDLAEEHYGEHADKPFFEDLTDFITSGPVMAMVWEGQDAVAQVRTMMGETDPAESAPGTVRGDFGLDLGRNVIHGSDTEEGSAEREIDLFFDESELVDYDRADEQWLYE, via the coding sequence ATGAGCGATCACGAGCGAACCTTCGTGATGGTCAAGCCCGACGGCGTCCAGCGCGGACTCATCGGCGACATCGTCGGTCGCTTCGAGGACCGCGGTCTGAAGCTCGTCGGCGCGAAGTTCATGCAGATCAGTCAGGACCTCGCCGAGGAGCACTACGGCGAGCACGCCGACAAGCCGTTCTTCGAGGACCTCACGGACTTCATCACCAGCGGTCCGGTGATGGCGATGGTCTGGGAGGGTCAGGACGCGGTGGCGCAGGTCCGCACCATGATGGGCGAGACCGACCCCGCAGAGAGCGCGCCCGGCACCGTCCGCGGCGACTTCGGTCTCGACCTCGGCCGGAACGTCATCCACGGTTCGGACACCGAGGAGGGCTCCGCCGAGCGAGAGATCGACCTGTTCTTCGACGAGTCGGAACTCGTCGACTACGACCGCGCGGACGAGCAGTGGCTCTACGAGTAA